A DNA window from Brassica napus cultivar Da-Ae unplaced genomic scaffold, Da-Ae ScsIHWf_928;HRSCAF=1319, whole genome shotgun sequence contains the following coding sequences:
- the LOC125606695 gene encoding photosystem II D2 protein produces the protein MNRRIAMTIALGKFTKDEKDLFDIMDDWLRRDRFVFVGWSGLLLFPCAYFALGGWFTGTTFVTSWYTHGLASSYLEGCNFLTAAVSTPANSLAHSLLLLWGPEAQGDFTRWCQLGGLWAFVALHGAFALIGFMLRQFELARSVQLRPYNAIAFSGPIAVFVSVFLIYPLGQSGWFFAPSFGVAAIFRFILFFQGFHNWTLNPFHMMGVAGVLGAALLCAIHGATVENTLFEDGDGANTFRAFNPTQAEETYSMVTANRFWSQIFGVAFSNKRWLHFFMLFVPVTGLWMSALGVVGLALNLRAYDFVSQEIRAAEDPEFETFYTKNILLNEGIRAWMAAQDQPHENLIFPEEVLPRGNAL, from the coding sequence ATGAATAGGAGGATCGCTATGACTATAGCCCTTGGTAAATTTaccaaagacgaaaaagatttatttgatattatggaTGACTGGTTACGGAGGGACCGCTTCGTTTTTGTAGGTTGGTCTGGTCTATTGCTCTTTCCTTGTGCCTATTTCGCTTTGGGGGGTTGGTTCACAGGTACAACCTTTGTAACTTCATGGTATACTCATGGATTGGCTAGTTCCTATTTAGAAGGTTGCAATTTTTTAACCGCTGCAGTTTCTACTCCTGCTAATAGTTTAGCGCATTCTTTGTTGTTACTGTGGGGTCCTGAAGCACAAGGAGATTTTACTCGTTGGTGTCAATTAGGCGGTCTGTGGGCTTTTGTTGCTCTCCACGGTGCTTTCGCATTAATAGGTTTTATGTTACGTCAATTTGAACTTGCTCGATCTGTTCAATTGCGACCTTATAATGCAATCGCATTCTCTGGTCCAATTGctgtttttgtttctgtctttctaatTTATCCACTAGGTCAATCTGGTTGGTTCTTTGCGCCTAGTTTTGGTGTAGCGGCTATATTTCGATTCATCCTCTTTTTCCAAGGGTTTCATAATTGGACATTGAACCCATTTCATATGATGGGAGTCGCTGGTGTACTGGGCGCGGCTCTGTTATGCGCTATTCATGGTGCTACTGTAGAAAATACTTTATTTGAAGATGGTGATGGTGCAAATACATTCCGTGCTTTTAACCCAACTCAAGCCGAAGAAACTTATTCAATGGTCACCGCTAACCGCTTTTGGTCACAAATCTTTGGGGTTGCTTTTTCCAATAAACGTTGGTTACATTTCTTTATGTTATTTGTACCAGTAACTGGTTTATGGATGAGTGCTCTTGGAGTAGTCGGTCTAGCTTTGAACCTACGTGCCTATGACTTCGTTTCCCAGGAAATCCGTGCAGCGGAAGATCCGGAATTTGAGACTTTCTAtactaaaaatattcttttaaacgAAGGTATTCGCGCTTGGATGGCGGCTCAAGATCAGCCTCATGAAAACCTTATATTCCCTGAGGAGGTTCTACCACGTGGAAACGCTCTTTAA
- the LOC111210652 gene encoding uncharacterized protein LOC111210652: MMAVEQVCPHRLVVQDISLSRRQRGFDFPWG; the protein is encoded by the coding sequence ATGATGGCGGTTGAGCAAGTATGCCCCCATCGTCTAGTGGTTCAGGACATCTCTCTTTCAAGGAGGCAGCGGGGATTCGACTTCCCCTGGGGGTAG
- the LOC125606694 gene encoding DNA-directed RNA polymerase subunit beta'-like, which translates to MSGFEGGRSYSGPYPNFSFARPITKKPTFLRLRGSFEYEIQSWKYSIPLFFTTQGFDIFRNREISTGAGAIREQLADLDLRIIIENSLVEWKQLGEEGPTGNEWEDRKIVRRKDFLVRRMELAKHFIRTNIEPEWMILCLLPVLPPELRPIIQIEGGKLMSSDINELYRRVIYRNNTLTDLLTTSRSTPGELVMCQEKLVQEAVDTLLDNGIRGQPMRDGHNKVYKSFSDVIEGKEGRFRETLLGKRVDYSGRSVIVVGPSLSLHRCGLPREIAIELFQTFVIRGLIRQHLASNIGVAKSQIREKKPIVWEILQEVMQGHPVLLNRAPTLHRLGIQSFQPILVEGRTICLHPLVCKGFNADFDGDQMAVHVPLSLEAQAEARLLMFSHMNLLSPAIGDPISVPTQDMLIGLYVLTSGTRRGICANRYNPCNRKNYQNERIYETNYKYMKEPFFCNSYDAIGAYRQKRINLDSPLWLRWQLDQRVIASKEVPIEVHYESFGNYHEIYAHYLIVRSVKKQTFCIYIRTTVGHISFYREIEEAIQGFSQACSYDT; encoded by the coding sequence ATGTCCGGTTTTGAGGGGGGGAGATCATATAGTGGACCCTATCCCAATTTTTCTTTTGCTAGGCCCATAACGAAAAAACCTACTTTCTTACGATTAcgaggttcatttgaatatgAAATTCAATCCTGGAAATACAGCATCCCACTTTTTTTTACTACTCAAGGTTTCGATATATTTAGAAATCGAGAAATTTCTACTGGGGCGGGTGCTATCCGAGAACAATTAGCCGATTTAGATTTGCGAATTATTATAGAAAATTCGTTGGTAGAATGGAAACAATTAGGAGAAGAAGGTCCCACGGGGAATGAATGGGAAGATCGAAAAATTGTAAGAAGAAAAGATTTTTTAGTTAGACGTATGGAATTAGCTAAGCATTTTATTCGAACAAATATAGAACCGGAATGGATGATTTTATGTCTCTTACCGGTTCTGCCTCCCGAGTTGAGACCCATCATTCAGATAGAAGGGGGTAAACTGATGAGTTCAGATATTAATGAACTCTATAGAAGAGTTATCTATCGGAACAATACTCTTACTGATCTATTAACAACAAGTAGATCTACACCAGGGGAATTAGTAATGTGTCAGGAAAAATTGGTACAAGAAGCCGTGGATACACTTCTTGATAATGGAATCCGTGGACAACCCATGAGGGATGGTCATAATAAGGTTTACAAGTCATTTTCAGATGTAATTGAAGGAAAAGAGGGAAGATTTCGCGAGACTCTGCTTGGCAAACGGGTCGATTATTCGGGGCGTTCGGTGATTGTCGTTGGACCCTCACTTTCATTACATCGCTGTGGATTGCCTCGCGAAATAGCAATAGAGCTCTTCCAGACATTTGTAATTCGTGGTCTAATTAGACAACATCTGGCTTCGAACATAGGAGTTGCTAAGAGTCAAATTCGTGAAAAAAAGCCGATTGTCTGGGAAATCCTTCAAGAAGTTATGCAGGGGCATCCCGTATTACTGAATAGAGCACCTACTCTACATAGATTAGGCATACAGTCATTCCAACCCATTTTAGTGGAAGGACGCACTATTTGTTTACATCCATTAGTTTGTAAGGGGTTCAATGCAGACTTTGATGGGGATCAAATGGCTGTTCATGTGCCTTTATCTTTAGAAGCTCAAGCAGAGGCTCGTTTACTTATGTTTTCTCATATGAATCTCTTATCTCCAGCTATTGGAGATCCCATTTCTGTACCGACTCAAGATATGCTGATTGGACTCTATGTATTAACGAGCGGCACTCGTCGAGGTATTTGTGCAAACAGATATAATCCATGTAATCGaaaaaactatcaaaatgaAAGAATTTACGAAACAAACTATAAGTATATGAAAGAACCCTTTTTTTGCAATTCCTATGATGCAATTGGAGCTTATCGGCAGAAAAGAATCAATTTAGATAGTCCTTTGTGGCTTCGGTGGCAATTAGATCAACGCGTTATTGCTTCAAAAGAAGTTCCTATCGAAGTTCACTATGAATCTTTTGGTAACTATCATGAGATTTATGCACACTATCTGATAGTAAGAAgtgtaaaaaaacaaactttttgtatatatattcgaACCACAGTTGgtcatatttctttttatcGAGAAATCGAGGAAGCTATACAAGGTTTTTCTCAAGCTTGTTCATATGATACCTAA